One region of Edaphobacter bradus genomic DNA includes:
- a CDS encoding TonB-dependent receptor, with translation MKDATGAVVPNAEISVASPSLVGGKATTSDNKGYYHFSNLPPGPYTITVSSAGFTTLKREGLILEVGHLPSVDLTLTVGAEKTVVEVNTDSPAIDVTTTTTLTNITQDVVQEVPHGRSYQSVIQFAPAARNEPLMGNTTTNGSGSVSPGNGSNGNSFGYSVAGGSDSENSYLVEGQETANLIGGYSHTNVPFDFIQEVQIKSSGVEAEHGGSLGGVVNVIMKKGETHYHGSVFTQFETQAMDAGPSPTSELDPSASQTPTSWGKLDPNFVSYKNKQDKFSDVFPGFTVGGPLLPFSSRMRDRLFFFAGFNPELNRVARKVDYSSQGLGILPFSQNTNTYYTTARIDAKVSERIRVFGSWLYQLQRQNGENLPLRDSSNGIVNTSAGNDPSVYAHSLGFVAPNLTVNTGADITLTHNIVSTSRFGYYFENYHDFGYPRTGVAYIYQTSGLSSDGATDAYGKPLPASLQQGLNAQNIALNPNYTGYNASKGVQFDQDVAFFKSGWAGTHNFKFGYQLNRLSNIISQTNNVPYFQVFAGNQSYSAGSPQGDAVCVTLEAKYNGNCGGQYGYIIAYDFGTGGHAVSYNHGLFAQDSWTVGHGLTLDLGIRFDKEYLPGEAVGAGAPAKPINFSWTDKIAPRLGAAWDVFRNGKMKVFGDYGVFYDQMKLNLAISSFGGQYWQNCAYALNTSDLGSINLAFDSNHRYCSGADATNEANFGGGKTPAGLTFIENLNNRAFPTTCSTCSALQEGVAPNLKPYRQHESVFGVDYQVSRNIAFEARYDRRRLDHVIEDAAIYNPIVGETFVVVNPGQDVASNYTGFCNFLYGSDPSGCASSNGQTPPNQLVPAARSYDGMELRVTKAMSDHWYGLVSYTYSHLRGNYTGLTSSDISDGGVGGRNSPNNSRAFDEPYFQYNSMGGSSSGLLPTDRPNTFKGYAYYELGFLRKFTTDLGIFQTLYEGSPNTTYMDIGLPYNAFPVQVFNRGKWANITQDASTGVVTVGNPTTFRMPWYNQTDFNFQQAYKISEAKALSFTATFANLLNEHSVTALNEQVDSTYGGGTQYGKPGGLNLTKGTAFYAAAEHPYSVSDALNGLNGQNNQHGKPITINSLYGKPLSYQLPRTLRLAVKFTF, from the coding sequence GTGAAGGATGCCACAGGCGCAGTCGTTCCCAATGCCGAGATTTCAGTAGCCAGCCCATCGCTAGTGGGCGGCAAGGCGACGACGAGCGACAACAAGGGCTACTACCATTTCTCAAACCTTCCGCCCGGACCGTACACCATTACGGTCTCCTCTGCGGGCTTCACGACGCTTAAGCGTGAGGGACTGATTCTGGAGGTGGGCCACCTCCCCTCGGTCGATCTGACGCTGACGGTCGGCGCGGAGAAGACGGTGGTCGAGGTGAACACTGACTCTCCCGCGATCGACGTTACAACGACGACGACCCTGACGAACATCACGCAGGACGTTGTGCAGGAGGTTCCGCACGGGCGTTCGTACCAGTCGGTGATTCAGTTTGCTCCGGCGGCGCGCAATGAGCCGCTGATGGGCAACACGACGACGAACGGGAGCGGCAGCGTCTCTCCTGGCAACGGCAGCAACGGAAACTCATTTGGCTACTCGGTGGCGGGCGGTTCCGACTCGGAGAACTCGTACCTTGTGGAAGGCCAGGAGACGGCCAACCTTATCGGCGGCTACTCTCACACCAACGTTCCCTTCGACTTCATTCAGGAAGTCCAGATCAAGAGTTCGGGCGTTGAGGCTGAGCACGGCGGTTCGCTCGGCGGCGTCGTCAACGTCATCATGAAGAAGGGCGAGACGCACTATCACGGGTCCGTGTTTACGCAGTTTGAGACCCAGGCGATGGACGCGGGTCCGAGCCCGACGTCAGAGTTAGATCCTTCGGCCTCGCAGACCCCGACCAGCTGGGGTAAGCTTGACCCGAACTTTGTGAGCTACAAGAACAAGCAGGACAAGTTCAGCGACGTCTTCCCTGGCTTTACCGTCGGTGGGCCGCTGCTTCCGTTCTCCTCGCGCATGCGGGATCGCCTGTTCTTCTTCGCCGGCTTCAACCCCGAGTTGAACAGGGTGGCGCGCAAGGTTGATTACAGTTCGCAGGGTCTTGGAATCCTTCCCTTCAGCCAGAACACGAACACCTACTATACGACGGCTCGCATTGACGCCAAGGTTTCGGAGCGGATTCGCGTCTTCGGTTCGTGGCTCTATCAGCTGCAGCGCCAGAATGGCGAGAACCTTCCTCTTCGCGACTCCTCAAACGGCATCGTGAATACCTCGGCGGGCAACGATCCTTCGGTCTATGCTCACTCGCTGGGCTTTGTCGCTCCTAATCTGACGGTGAACACCGGCGCGGACATCACGCTGACGCATAACATTGTGTCGACGTCGCGCTTCGGCTACTACTTTGAGAACTACCACGACTTCGGATATCCGCGGACGGGTGTTGCCTACATCTATCAGACAAGCGGTTTGTCGAGCGACGGCGCGACCGACGCCTACGGCAAGCCGTTGCCGGCATCCTTGCAGCAGGGTCTCAATGCACAGAACATCGCGTTGAATCCGAACTACACGGGCTACAACGCGAGCAAGGGAGTCCAGTTCGACCAGGACGTGGCTTTCTTCAAGAGCGGATGGGCTGGGACGCATAACTTCAAGTTCGGCTATCAGTTGAACCGACTCTCGAACATCATCAGCCAGACCAACAACGTGCCTTACTTCCAGGTGTTCGCTGGAAACCAGTCCTACTCCGCCGGAAGTCCCCAAGGAGATGCGGTCTGCGTCACGCTCGAAGCGAAGTACAACGGCAACTGCGGTGGCCAGTACGGTTACATCATTGCATACGACTTCGGTACGGGCGGCCACGCGGTCAGCTACAACCATGGCTTGTTCGCCCAGGACTCCTGGACTGTTGGTCACGGCCTGACGCTTGATCTCGGCATCCGGTTCGACAAGGAGTACCTGCCGGGTGAGGCTGTTGGCGCCGGAGCTCCGGCGAAGCCGATCAACTTCAGTTGGACGGACAAGATCGCTCCCCGTCTTGGCGCAGCCTGGGACGTCTTCCGGAACGGCAAGATGAAGGTCTTCGGCGACTATGGCGTGTTCTATGACCAGATGAAGCTCAACCTCGCGATCAGCTCGTTCGGTGGCCAGTACTGGCAGAATTGCGCTTATGCCCTGAATACCTCCGATCTGGGCTCGATCAACCTTGCGTTCGACAGCAACCATCGTTATTGCAGTGGTGCGGACGCCACGAACGAGGCGAACTTCGGTGGCGGCAAGACGCCTGCCGGTCTGACGTTTATCGAAAACCTGAACAATCGCGCGTTTCCGACGACCTGCTCGACCTGCAGCGCCTTGCAGGAAGGTGTTGCTCCCAACCTGAAGCCCTACCGTCAGCATGAGTCGGTCTTCGGCGTGGACTATCAGGTTTCGCGGAACATTGCGTTCGAGGCCCGCTATGACCGGCGCCGTCTCGATCACGTGATTGAAGACGCCGCGATCTATAACCCGATTGTGGGCGAGACCTTCGTTGTGGTGAACCCCGGTCAGGACGTTGCCTCGAACTATACGGGATTCTGCAACTTCCTGTATGGCTCGGACCCCTCGGGCTGCGCCTCCTCGAACGGGCAGACGCCTCCCAACCAGCTGGTTCCGGCTGCTCGCAGCTATGACGGCATGGAGCTCCGCGTCACCAAGGCGATGAGCGACCACTGGTACGGCCTTGTCTCGTATACGTACAGCCACCTCCGTGGCAACTACACCGGCCTGACGAGCTCGGATATCTCGGATGGCGGAGTTGGTGGCCGTAACTCTCCGAACAACAGCCGCGCCTTCGACGAGCCGTACTTCCAGTACAACTCGATGGGAGGCTCGTCCAGCGGCCTGCTGCCGACGGACCGTCCGAACACGTTCAAGGGCTACGCTTATTACGAGCTTGGCTTCCTGAGGAAGTTCACGACAGACCTCGGTATCTTCCAGACGCTCTACGAGGGTTCGCCGAACACGACCTACATGGACATCGGTCTGCCTTATAACGCGTTCCCGGTGCAGGTCTTCAACCGTGGCAAGTGGGCGAACATCACCCAGGACGCGAGCACTGGAGTTGTCACGGTTGGAAATCCGACTACGTTCCGGATGCCCTGGTACAACCAGACGGACTTCAACTTCCAGCAGGCCTACAAGATCAGCGAGGCGAAGGCGCTGTCGTTCACGGCGACGTTTGCCAACCTCTTGAACGAGCACTCGGTCACCGCGCTGAACGAGCAGGTTGATTCGACCTACGGCGGAGGCACGCAGTACGGTAAGCCTGGTGGACTGAACCTCACCAAAGGCACGGCGTTCTACGCGGCTGCGGAGCATCCGTACAGTGTGAGCGATGCCTTGAACGGCCTAAACGGCCAAAACAACCAGCACGGCAAGCCAATTACGATCAACAGCTTGTATGGCAAGCCGCTGTCGTATCAGCTGCCACGCACGCTTCGTCTGGCGGTGAAGTTCACCTTCTGA
- a CDS encoding TonB-dependent receptor produces the protein MVLTIILGLVPVARAQETGQIAGAVTDPLGAMIPGAQVVVKNLGTNATRSVTTNAAGDYVITGLSPALYELSATGAGFNRFVSKVEVTVGGKLTVDVRLTVGEATTTVEVAADGIAQVNTTTQELSQVVSHDQISQLPSLTRNPYDFVALSGNVSSGDSSSPDSNGRGGGSQNSTNRGVGFSLNGQRSSGTEILLDGAENMSVFGDSVGIQVPVDAVQEYRVVTSNFGPEYGRASGGVVNVTTRTGTNAFHGTVWEFNRLSAYTANTVTNAQTGLPKGTYTRNQFGFAVGGPVLKDKLFFFGSGEWTRVRSSASLKGAIPTPQFLALSAPNVQDYFSKYGTNAPSKYISTVSAGAAGISGVPASTPAFGIVGYNAPADAGGGVPQNTYNLVGRVDYNFSNKTQMFFRWVDYNEIDQSGSVFNSPYAQYNVGESLKNSAYLLNVAHEFSPSLSSITKASFSRFNTSNSYNTALQNVPTLIVSSNAQIPGTSTNITLPGFYDTNPGNGGLPYGGPQNTVQINEDLSFVKGKHATQYGAQILYIQDNNAYGAYAQASETLGKNLPQGLQALQNGNLYQFQAAVNPNGALPCVKDPYSGALTQTPGCSINLPASAPSFARSDRFHDWAAYAQDTWKATPKLSVNYGVRYEYFGVQHNNNRSLDSNFFFGQGSSLAAQIRSGQVYTSPKSPIGGGLWKPQYGTVSPRVGFAYDVFGNGKTSFRAGYGISYERNFGNVTFNIIQNPPNYAVVVVNNTTVTSNNAGPLGGASGNVPLPPTSLRNVDQNIRTAQTQFWSAAIEQQLAPNTVVSLQYTGSRGLHLYDIKNYNGLGSGNAMLGDPVTDPKGRIDPSTGSVYQKLTRLNPQYSNINNRGSNGDSYYQGMNVQFQSTNLHHTGLSVVANYTYSHTLDDLSSTFSETSANSNAFNLGYTNPFNPALDRGNSDLDVRNRLVLAPMYRTPYFGGSKRSLRNEAFGGWQVTGIYTVRTGTPFTYYDSTNNDSGYNYVRYTPKGVVSQRTFKNPLSGTAGNLGGNTYVLGNLPDANSWGNPALLGYSDWGPYPATMTARNAFRGPGAWKFDASVSKAFQLTERFNMEFRAEGFNILNHHNLYLQESQFDVANGGNAILASKGGIGANNGANDERRFGQFALKLNF, from the coding sequence GTGGTTCTGACGATCATTTTGGGTTTGGTTCCTGTGGCACGAGCGCAGGAGACTGGCCAGATCGCCGGAGCGGTAACCGACCCCCTTGGCGCTATGATTCCCGGCGCCCAGGTCGTGGTCAAGAACCTTGGCACGAATGCTACTCGCAGCGTGACGACGAACGCGGCTGGAGACTATGTCATCACCGGTCTTTCCCCAGCATTGTATGAGTTGTCCGCGACAGGGGCCGGGTTCAACCGGTTTGTATCCAAGGTCGAGGTCACGGTAGGCGGAAAGCTGACCGTTGACGTGAGGCTGACGGTGGGTGAGGCGACGACCACTGTGGAGGTTGCTGCCGATGGTATCGCTCAGGTGAATACGACGACCCAGGAGCTTTCGCAGGTCGTCAGCCATGACCAGATCTCACAGCTTCCCAGCCTTACCCGCAATCCGTACGACTTCGTTGCACTTTCCGGAAACGTCTCCAGTGGAGATAGTTCCTCGCCGGACAGCAATGGAAGAGGCGGTGGGTCCCAGAATTCCACCAATCGCGGCGTCGGGTTCAGCCTGAACGGCCAGCGCTCCAGCGGAACCGAGATTCTTCTGGATGGAGCGGAGAATATGAGCGTCTTTGGCGATTCGGTTGGAATTCAGGTTCCTGTCGACGCTGTGCAGGAATACCGGGTGGTCACCAGCAACTTCGGTCCTGAGTACGGCCGCGCCTCTGGCGGAGTCGTCAACGTCACGACGAGAACAGGCACCAACGCATTCCATGGCACGGTATGGGAGTTCAACCGGCTCTCGGCTTACACGGCCAATACGGTCACGAATGCGCAGACTGGCCTCCCCAAGGGAACGTACACACGCAACCAGTTTGGTTTCGCGGTGGGCGGCCCGGTCCTGAAGGACAAGCTCTTCTTCTTCGGAAGCGGAGAATGGACCCGCGTTCGCAGCTCTGCGAGCCTGAAGGGTGCAATTCCGACGCCGCAGTTCCTGGCGCTCAGCGCACCGAATGTCCAGGATTATTTCAGCAAGTACGGCACGAATGCTCCTTCCAAGTACATCAGCACGGTCTCGGCAGGCGCAGCAGGCATCAGCGGAGTACCGGCATCGACGCCGGCGTTCGGTATCGTCGGCTACAACGCTCCTGCGGACGCGGGTGGTGGTGTTCCGCAGAACACCTACAACCTGGTGGGCCGTGTGGACTACAACTTCAGCAACAAGACGCAGATGTTCTTCCGCTGGGTTGACTACAACGAGATCGATCAGTCGGGTTCCGTGTTCAATTCTCCCTACGCTCAGTACAACGTCGGAGAGAGCTTGAAGAACTCGGCCTATCTTCTGAATGTGGCGCACGAGTTCAGTCCGTCCCTCTCGAGCATTACGAAGGCGAGCTTCAGCCGTTTCAACACCTCCAACTCCTACAACACTGCTCTGCAGAATGTGCCGACGCTCATCGTGTCGTCGAACGCACAGATCCCGGGAACGAGCACCAACATTACGCTTCCCGGTTTCTATGACACGAATCCTGGAAACGGCGGCCTTCCGTACGGCGGTCCGCAGAACACGGTCCAGATCAACGAGGATCTCTCGTTTGTGAAAGGGAAGCACGCCACGCAGTATGGTGCGCAGATCCTTTACATCCAGGACAACAACGCGTACGGCGCTTACGCACAGGCCAGCGAGACGCTTGGAAAGAATCTGCCCCAGGGACTTCAGGCGCTGCAGAACGGAAACCTGTATCAGTTCCAGGCGGCAGTCAATCCGAACGGCGCACTGCCCTGCGTGAAGGACCCGTACTCGGGCGCCCTGACGCAGACTCCGGGTTGCTCCATCAATCTGCCGGCGTCAGCCCCAAGCTTCGCCCGCAGCGACCGCTTCCACGACTGGGCAGCTTACGCACAGGACACCTGGAAAGCGACTCCGAAGCTCTCGGTCAACTACGGTGTGCGGTACGAGTACTTCGGCGTGCAGCACAACAACAACCGCAGTCTGGACTCAAACTTCTTCTTTGGTCAGGGTTCGAGCCTTGCAGCGCAGATCCGTTCGGGTCAGGTTTACACCAGCCCGAAGAGCCCAATCGGCGGCGGCCTGTGGAAGCCGCAGTATGGCACGGTCTCTCCTCGCGTGGGCTTCGCTTACGATGTCTTCGGCAACGGAAAGACTTCGTTCCGCGCCGGCTACGGCATCAGTTACGAGCGTAACTTTGGCAACGTCACCTTCAACATCATCCAGAACCCCCCGAACTATGCGGTTGTGGTTGTGAACAACACGACCGTGACGAGCAACAACGCGGGTCCGCTTGGGGGCGCTTCGGGGAACGTTCCTCTGCCTCCAACCAGCCTCCGGAACGTCGACCAGAACATCCGCACCGCGCAGACGCAGTTCTGGAGCGCAGCGATCGAACAGCAGCTTGCTCCTAACACGGTCGTGTCTCTCCAGTACACCGGCTCGCGTGGCCTTCACCTGTACGACATCAAGAACTACAACGGGCTGGGCAGCGGCAACGCGATGCTTGGCGATCCGGTCACCGATCCGAAGGGACGCATCGATCCTTCGACAGGGTCCGTGTATCAGAAGCTCACGCGGCTGAACCCGCAGTACTCCAACATCAACAATCGTGGATCGAACGGCGACTCGTACTACCAGGGCATGAACGTTCAGTTCCAGAGCACGAACCTGCACCACACAGGCCTCAGCGTTGTGGCGAACTACACCTACTCGCACACGCTGGACGACCTGAGCTCGACTTTCTCTGAGACATCAGCCAACAGCAACGCATTCAACCTTGGCTACACGAACCCCTTCAACCCGGCGCTCGATCGCGGCAACAGCGACCTCGATGTCCGGAACCGCCTCGTCCTCGCACCTATGTACCGTACTCCGTACTTTGGGGGCAGCAAGCGCAGCTTGAGGAATGAGGCGTTCGGCGGCTGGCAGGTGACGGGGATCTATACGGTGCGCACAGGCACACCGTTCACCTACTACGACAGCACCAACAACGACTCCGGCTATAACTATGTCCGTTACACTCCCAAGGGTGTGGTTTCGCAAAGGACGTTCAAGAACCCACTGAGTGGGACTGCGGGCAATCTTGGCGGCAACACCTACGTGCTTGGAAACCTGCCGGACGCGAACTCCTGGGGAAATCCGGCTCTTCTTGGATACTCCGACTGGGGTCCGTACCCGGCGACGATGACTGCACGCAACGCCTTCCGCGGGCCTGGCGCGTGGAAGTTCGATGCGTCGGTCAGCAAGGCCTTCCAGCTTACGGAGCGGTTCAACATGGAGTTCCGCGCCGAGGGCTTCAACATTCTCAACCATCACAACCTG